From Lentimicrobium sp. L6, the proteins below share one genomic window:
- a CDS encoding response regulator transcription factor encodes MSKKPKILYVEDDIYLSFVTKDNLEIKGYDINWQKDGEAAIQVFSEQEFDLCILDIMLPKLDGFSVAEAIRKENQDIPILFLSAKTLKEDRIKGLTIGADDYITKPFSIEELVLKIEVFLKRNKVKKVETQSSIAELGKFYFDFENLELSENNNAQRLTLREAELLHLFCQNKNKLLKKEDILNTLWKDDSYFLSRSLDVFVSRLRKLLKKDPRLNIENIHGVGFIFKVET; translated from the coding sequence ATGAGCAAAAAGCCAAAAATACTGTATGTAGAAGACGATATTTACTTGAGTTTTGTAACCAAAGATAACTTGGAGATTAAAGGATACGACATCAATTGGCAAAAAGATGGGGAGGCTGCTATTCAAGTTTTCTCTGAACAAGAATTCGATTTATGTATTCTCGATATTATGCTGCCCAAGCTAGATGGTTTCTCTGTGGCAGAGGCTATAAGAAAAGAAAATCAAGATATTCCTATTCTGTTTCTCTCGGCCAAAACCCTGAAAGAAGATCGCATCAAAGGATTAACCATTGGCGCCGATGATTATATCACCAAACCCTTTAGTATTGAAGAACTGGTATTGAAGATTGAGGTGTTTTTGAAGCGAAACAAAGTGAAGAAAGTAGAAACCCAAAGCAGTATTGCAGAGTTGGGTAAGTTCTATTTCGATTTTGAGAACCTCGAGTTATCCGAGAACAATAATGCCCAGCGGCTTACTCTTCGTGAAGCTGAATTGCTGCATCTTTTCTGTCAAAACAAGAATAAACTCCTTAAAAAAGAAGACATCCTCAATACCCTCTGGAAAGATGACAGCTATTTTCTGAGCAGAAGCCTCGATGTATTTGTATCCCGCCTTCGTAAACTCCTCAAAAAAGATCCTCGTTTAAATATTGAGAATATCCATGGGGTTGGATTTATTTTTAAGGTGGAAACGTAA
- a CDS encoding DUF1573 domain-containing protein yields MKTKLFLSLCLMAFISTTVLSQTAHQVKSSTETSETTESPSKVKWDSQEYDFGNIPKNIAAEAEFVFTNTSKEPVIISKVKSSCGCTVTGYDKSPVMPGESSTITATYNAKKLGAFRKSLRVTTNDFKPYTLIIKGVVEEDQTIGLK; encoded by the coding sequence ATGAAAACAAAATTATTTTTAAGCTTATGCCTGATGGCATTTATTTCAACAACCGTATTATCTCAAACAGCTCATCAAGTAAAATCGAGCACAGAAACTAGTGAAACAACCGAAAGTCCATCGAAGGTAAAATGGGATTCTCAGGAATATGATTTTGGAAATATTCCTAAAAACATAGCAGCAGAAGCTGAATTCGTATTTACCAATACGAGTAAGGAACCTGTTATCATTTCAAAAGTGAAATCTTCTTGTGGTTGTACAGTTACAGGTTACGATAAATCTCCAGTGATGCCAGGCGAATCATCCACAATTACCGCCACTTATAATGCAAAAAAATTAGGTGCATTTAGAAAGTCATTAAGAGTTACCACTAATGATTTTAAGCCCTATACCTTAATTATTAAAGGTGTGGTTGAGGAAGACCAAACTATTGGTTTGAAATAA
- a CDS encoding PEP/pyruvate-binding domain-containing protein produces MSESNIFPETPIQQSFTDTMFSNLMRNRIYQVLLITSAYDAFMLEDDGRIDEKIFMEYVSLNLRYPPQFIIVNSEEEAMQVLHSENIDLIINMLSIENESSTEFAHIIKEEYPEKPIVALTPFSREISLRFKQEGTEPYDYVFAWLGNTDLLVAIIKLIEDKMNADYDINEVGVQAIILVEDSIRFYSSYLPNIYKIIMRQSMKFMQEGLNDHQKMMRMRGRAKILLATTYEEAIGLYEKYKGNLHGVISDMSYNQNGVMNKYAGLSLARRIKEDNKYLPFLIQSSDYKNSLFAKEIRVGFIHKNSKNLNRELRNFIVNYFAFGDFIFLDRHTKHEVDRATDLKSLQKKIFKIPDEILSYHLKRNHISKWLNSRAIFPLASVLKQFTPDDFNNLDALRKFIFDSIAAYRINKGRGVIAQFNRDNFDEYLTFIRIGSGSLGGKARGLAFLDSLVNRNNLTFKYPGVVIRIPKTLVLTTEIFDEFMEDNDLYKIALSDIPDKEILERFLAATMPERIQKDLSAFIEVVKNPLAVRSSSLLEDSHYQPFAGIYSTYMVPCNNINNEEKITALCNSIKAVYASVFYKASKAYMNAISQVIDEEKMAIVIQEMVGRKHENYFYPHISGVGRSINFYPIDPELPEEGIINLALGLGKHIVDGGQNLRVSPFHPKKILQLSSPEMALRETQKHFFALDLNQPNFTPQTDDSHNLARLRLKKAEEHGTLQQLSSTFDLQNNMIREGKHAVGKKIITFSNVLKYDTFPLSAIAIDMMKTGEREMNKPVEIEFAVDLNDANGTPGTFFILQIRPIVENQEGIKEDLSKIKKEDTLIYSKSSLGNGIIKDIHDVIYVKPECFDPARNEEVANMVGELNDKMIAEDKNYVLVGPGRWGSSDPWLGIPVKWPQISMARLIVESGLENYRIEPSQGTHFFQNLTSFRVGYFTLNPFIEDGHYQLDFLNKQTAIYENEFLRHVRFNDPLEIKLDGKHNSGVVMLPK; encoded by the coding sequence ATGAGCGAATCCAATATATTTCCCGAAACACCTATACAGCAAAGCTTTACCGATACCATGTTTAGCAATTTAATGCGCAATAGAATCTATCAAGTTCTATTGATTACTAGTGCATACGATGCTTTTATGCTAGAAGACGATGGAAGGATAGACGAGAAGATATTTATGGAATATGTTTCTCTGAACCTCCGCTATCCTCCTCAATTCATTATCGTGAATTCGGAAGAGGAGGCCATGCAGGTATTACATAGCGAAAATATTGATTTGATTATCAATATGCTTTCCATTGAGAATGAGTCGTCTACAGAATTTGCTCACATCATTAAAGAGGAATATCCTGAAAAACCAATTGTGGCACTAACTCCGTTTAGTCGCGAAATTTCATTACGATTTAAGCAAGAAGGTACAGAGCCCTACGATTATGTATTTGCATGGTTGGGGAATACTGACCTTTTGGTGGCTATTATTAAGTTAATCGAGGATAAAATGAATGCGGATTATGATATTAATGAAGTAGGTGTTCAAGCCATAATCTTGGTAGAGGATTCTATTCGTTTTTATTCTTCCTATCTTCCCAATATCTATAAAATCATTATGCGCCAGTCCATGAAGTTTATGCAAGAAGGGCTGAACGACCACCAGAAAATGATGCGAATGAGGGGAAGAGCAAAGATTTTACTGGCGACTACTTATGAAGAAGCCATTGGACTTTACGAAAAATATAAAGGCAACCTACATGGGGTTATCAGCGATATGTCCTATAACCAAAATGGGGTCATGAATAAATATGCTGGATTGTCACTGGCACGTCGCATCAAAGAGGATAATAAATATTTACCATTTCTCATTCAATCCTCCGATTATAAAAACAGCCTTTTTGCAAAGGAAATTAGAGTGGGTTTCATACATAAAAACTCAAAAAATTTAAATCGAGAATTACGAAATTTTATTGTCAATTATTTTGCTTTTGGGGATTTCATATTTTTAGATAGACACACTAAGCATGAAGTGGATAGAGCCACCGATTTGAAATCTTTGCAGAAAAAAATCTTCAAAATACCTGATGAAATTCTTAGCTATCACCTTAAAAGAAACCATATTAGTAAGTGGCTGAATAGCCGTGCCATTTTCCCCTTAGCCTCTGTTCTTAAACAATTTACACCCGATGATTTTAATAATTTGGATGCTTTACGAAAGTTTATCTTTGACAGTATTGCAGCCTATCGCATAAATAAGGGTAGAGGAGTAATTGCACAATTTAATCGTGATAATTTTGATGAATACCTCACCTTCATCAGAATTGGCTCTGGTTCTTTAGGTGGAAAAGCACGTGGATTGGCCTTTTTAGATAGTTTGGTAAATAGAAATAACCTGACATTTAAATATCCCGGTGTGGTTATTCGCATTCCTAAAACATTAGTTCTCACCACTGAGATATTCGATGAGTTTATGGAGGATAATGACCTTTATAAAATTGCTTTATCAGATATTCCAGATAAAGAAATTTTAGAACGTTTCTTAGCCGCAACCATGCCAGAACGTATACAGAAAGACCTTTCCGCCTTTATTGAAGTAGTTAAGAACCCGCTTGCAGTTCGGTCGAGCAGCCTGCTTGAAGACTCACACTATCAGCCTTTTGCAGGCATATATTCCACTTATATGGTTCCTTGCAATAATATTAATAATGAGGAAAAAATTACAGCCTTATGCAATTCCATAAAAGCAGTATATGCTTCAGTTTTTTATAAAGCCTCTAAGGCCTATATGAATGCCATTAGCCAAGTAATAGATGAAGAAAAAATGGCCATTGTTATTCAAGAAATGGTAGGTCGTAAACATGAAAACTATTTTTATCCCCATATTTCTGGAGTGGGAAGAAGCATTAATTTCTACCCTATCGATCCTGAATTGCCAGAAGAAGGTATTATAAATCTTGCCCTAGGCCTAGGAAAGCATATTGTTGATGGTGGTCAGAATTTAAGAGTATCTCCTTTTCATCCGAAAAAGATTTTACAATTATCCTCACCAGAGATGGCCTTGCGTGAAACTCAAAAGCATTTCTTTGCTTTAGACTTAAACCAACCTAATTTTACCCCTCAAACTGATGACTCCCATAACTTGGCCAGACTGAGGTTGAAAAAAGCTGAAGAACACGGAACTTTACAGCAATTAAGCTCCACTTTTGATCTACAGAACAACATGATAAGAGAAGGAAAACATGCAGTGGGAAAAAAGATTATCACCTTTTCAAATGTCTTGAAATATGATACTTTTCCTCTCTCTGCCATTGCTATCGATATGATGAAAACAGGGGAGAGAGAAATGAACAAACCTGTTGAAATTGAATTTGCCGTGGATTTGAATGATGCAAACGGTACACCGGGAACCTTCTTTATTCTACAAATTAGACCCATAGTTGAAAATCAGGAAGGTATTAAGGAGGATTTATCCAAGATTAAGAAAGAAGACACATTAATATATTCTAAATCCTCACTCGGAAATGGTATCATCAAAGATATTCATGATGTGATTTATGTAAAACCAGAGTGTTTTGATCCGGCCAGAAATGAAGAGGTTGCAAATATGGTTGGAGAGCTTAATGATAAAATGATAGCTGAAGACAAAAACTATGTTTTAGTGGGCCCCGGACGATGGGGAAGTAGCGATCCGTGGCTTGGTATTCCAGTAAAATGGCCGCAAATCAGTATGGCAAGACTGATTGTGGAGTCAGGTCTAGAAAATTACAGAATAGAACCCAGTCAAGGAACCCATTTCTTTCAGAATCTAACCTCTTTTAGGGTAGGATATTTTACTTTGAATCCATTTATTGAGGATGGGCATTACCAGCTCGATTTCTTAAATAAACAAACGGCTATTTATGAAAATGAGTTTCTTCGCCATGTGAGATTTAATGATCCATTGGAGATAAAACTCGATGGTAAGCATAATAGTGGCGTGGTCATGTTGCCTAAATAA
- a CDS encoding GNAT family N-acetyltransferase gives MKIDRHRIHDVKGSQFKNAWNLYHSSFPIEERREMNSQKMVMPKKEYHFDLIYTGEVFIGIFLWWKFEKLRYIEHFAIEIEHRSHGFGSQILNHFIAESNSPIILEVEKPISLVQQKRIQFYKHLGFHLNNHDYQQPPYSKYQPPLPLLLMSWPNTLALQNYDYFIQECHPIIFPT, from the coding sequence ATGAAAATAGACCGACACAGAATTCATGATGTTAAGGGTTCACAGTTTAAGAATGCCTGGAATCTTTATCATAGTTCTTTTCCCATTGAAGAGAGAAGAGAAATGAACAGCCAAAAAATGGTAATGCCTAAAAAGGAATATCACTTTGACTTGATATATACTGGGGAGGTTTTTATTGGAATATTTCTGTGGTGGAAATTTGAGAAATTGAGATATATTGAGCATTTCGCCATAGAAATAGAACATAGAAGCCATGGCTTTGGCTCCCAAATTCTAAATCATTTTATTGCAGAATCCAACAGTCCCATCATTTTGGAAGTGGAAAAACCCATATCACTCGTCCAGCAAAAACGCATTCAATTCTATAAACACCTAGGTTTCCATTTAAATAATCATGATTATCAACAACCACCCTATTCTAAATATCAACCTCCTCTCCCATTATTATTGATGAGCTGGCCTAATACTTTAGCTCTTCAAAATTATGATTATTTTATTCAAGAATGTCACCCTATTATTTTTCCAACTTGA
- a CDS encoding MBL fold metallo-hydrolase, with product MKKFFMWFIIIILAIVLAIGLYINLNPQFGANVMASDKSIYAQSKWWDGEKFINETETTMDITLKNMPGLLRAQFTDKHLRSPEKNLEMIPLDKEKWAQNPETAKFVWLGHSALLIQINGKNYLMDPMLGDDTSPIAPMKTKRFTENVLAIIDELPPIEAIFMTHDHYDHLDYASIKKLKSKVNKYYVALGVGRHLEKWDIPNTQIKEFDWWDEISEDGLKITFTPSRHFSGRGLTDRGKSLWGGWVIQWDEHSLYCTGDGGYDKHFKVIGEKLGPFDWAFVECGQYNELWHQIHMYPEESIKAGIDAQAKVSIPIHWGGFPLALHPWKEPVERYAAEAQKTNANISLPRLGEIVEMGNEPQENDWFVDLK from the coding sequence ATGAAGAAATTTTTTATGTGGTTTATTATCATCATATTAGCAATAGTTTTGGCCATTGGCTTATATATCAATTTGAATCCGCAATTTGGTGCCAATGTCATGGCTTCTGATAAAAGTATTTATGCACAATCTAAATGGTGGGATGGTGAAAAATTCATCAATGAAACAGAAACCACCATGGATATTACGCTTAAGAATATGCCGGGTTTATTAAGAGCACAATTTACCGATAAGCATTTACGCAGTCCTGAAAAGAACTTGGAAATGATTCCTTTGGACAAAGAAAAATGGGCTCAGAATCCTGAAACGGCAAAATTTGTTTGGCTGGGCCATTCCGCTTTACTCATCCAAATCAATGGAAAAAATTATCTAATGGATCCCATGTTAGGTGATGATACTTCTCCTATTGCACCCATGAAAACCAAACGATTTACAGAGAATGTTTTGGCCATTATAGATGAATTGCCTCCCATTGAAGCCATTTTCATGACTCACGATCATTATGACCATTTAGATTATGCCAGCATCAAAAAATTGAAATCGAAAGTAAACAAGTATTATGTAGCTCTGGGAGTTGGGCGTCATTTGGAGAAGTGGGATATTCCAAATACACAAATTAAGGAGTTCGATTGGTGGGATGAAATTTCTGAGGATGGTTTAAAAATCACATTCACCCCTTCGAGACATTTCTCGGGTCGTGGACTTACAGATCGTGGTAAGTCGCTTTGGGGTGGTTGGGTAATTCAGTGGGACGAGCACAGTCTGTATTGCACTGGTGATGGTGGATACGATAAACATTTCAAGGTAATTGGTGAAAAGCTAGGCCCTTTTGATTGGGCATTTGTGGAGTGTGGACAGTATAATGAGCTGTGGCATCAAATACATATGTACCCTGAGGAAAGTATAAAAGCGGGAATAGATGCACAAGCAAAAGTGAGTATTCCTATCCATTGGGGTGGTTTTCCTTTGGCATTGCATCCTTGGAAAGAGCCTGTAGAAAGATATGCTGCTGAAGCTCAAAAAACCAATGCTAATATTTCTCTTCCTAGATTAGGTGAAATTGTAGAAATGGGCAATGAGCCTCAGGAGAATGATTGGTTTGTGGATTTGAAGTAG
- a CDS encoding sensor histidine kinase KdpD has translation MKKNRIYSVIILGSISLVGIIIFQVFWIYNTFSSDQKQLDLSIKSALFNVAHQMAEFNDSQKPNINPVNQVSSNNFIVNIDDIIDPIILEHFLETEFDNSHIHIDYEYAIYDCDSDAMVHVKRINVSGKKEKQLEEGAFKKFDDFNYYFSIRFPSKTRSVLQDMNVWAISGFVLITAFLFFIYAIFVIIRQKKLSEVQKDFINNMTHELKTPISTIGISAQVISEPNIANQPERLAQYASIITHQNQRLEKQVEKVLKSTLSEKGKIHLELEAFSLNDCINHVIRDFELKAKEKAGEIIFHSDDNVEIIKADKSHFENLLFNLLDNALKYCDVNPKVEVSARLESSKIHLSIADNGIGIDDKFRKKIFNKFFRIPTGDIHNVKGFGLGLDYVKNIVNAHNWKIKVKSRSEKGSIFTIIMSAK, from the coding sequence ATGAAGAAGAATAGGATATATAGTGTTATTATCTTAGGGAGTATTTCCCTAGTAGGCATCATTATATTCCAGGTATTCTGGATTTATAATACTTTCAGCTCAGATCAAAAACAACTGGATTTGAGTATCAAGAGTGCTCTTTTTAATGTGGCTCACCAAATGGCGGAGTTCAACGATTCTCAAAAGCCAAACATCAATCCCGTCAATCAAGTTTCCTCCAATAATTTCATAGTGAATATTGATGACATTATCGACCCTATTATCCTAGAGCATTTCCTCGAGACAGAGTTTGATAACAGCCATATCCACATAGATTATGAGTATGCCATTTACGATTGCGATAGCGATGCTATGGTTCATGTGAAAAGGATAAATGTAAGCGGAAAAAAGGAAAAACAACTGGAGGAGGGTGCTTTTAAAAAGTTCGACGATTTTAATTATTATTTCTCCATCCGGTTCCCAAGCAAAACCAGGTCGGTACTGCAAGATATGAATGTTTGGGCCATTTCGGGTTTTGTTTTAATTACTGCGTTCCTGTTTTTTATCTATGCTATTTTTGTCATCATTCGTCAGAAAAAACTCTCAGAGGTACAGAAAGATTTTATAAATAATATGACTCATGAGCTTAAAACGCCCATTTCTACCATTGGAATTTCTGCTCAAGTGATTTCGGAACCTAATATTGCCAATCAGCCAGAACGTCTAGCACAATATGCCAGCATCATCACTCATCAAAACCAACGATTGGAGAAACAAGTAGAGAAAGTATTGAAATCTACTTTGTCCGAAAAAGGAAAGATTCATTTGGAGCTAGAAGCATTCTCTTTAAATGATTGTATAAACCATGTGATTCGTGATTTTGAGCTGAAGGCCAAGGAGAAAGCAGGCGAAATCATTTTCCATTCCGATGATAATGTAGAGATCATCAAAGCCGACAAAAGCCATTTCGAAAATCTCCTGTTCAACCTTTTAGATAATGCCTTAAAATACTGTGATGTAAATCCGAAAGTAGAAGTATCTGCTCGATTAGAATCCTCAAAAATACATCTATCCATTGCCGATAATGGAATTGGAATAGATGATAAATTTAGAAAAAAGATCTTCAATAAATTCTTTAGAATTCCCACCGGTGACATTCACAATGTAAAAGGATTTGGTTTGGGATTAGACTATGTAAAAAACATAGTAAATGCCCATAACTGGAAAATTAAGGTGAAGTCAAGATCCGAAAAAGGAAGTATATTTACCATTATAATGAGTGCAAAATAA